A section of the Oryzias latipes chromosome 10, ASM223467v1 genome encodes:
- the LOC101163418 gene encoding E3 ubiquitin-protein ligase RNF38, with the protein MDPPRIRSRSRSGFYHFAINGSVGTNGNAAANGNVMSNGGGGGGGGGSYPPQSSPSWALHHGGRSYPENQQQQQQLQQQQQHIQRSYLSAGVPRHSVHGAHRNPGAGGVLHFHPDNVCVEDRDKMEDSPTPKRQRLSQQSMIDLSSAPPSTPSSPIRPWELPPSRRPHPHFIPERCHTPVRNRRSPPMRRQRGRRDRLTRHHHHHHGHSNGNNHHYNSNNNHHNHHHPNAHHHHHSHHGPALGHQDENYRHLVPPQGYPPYSQQPPRGPGLDERPGYHPPNPSPRPLHQSPNLSPRLLHPGAHPQHPHPPQQQSSVVLDLHEQSSVPASFPVSPPGAPPGLQARSGPQQIPACSVVFSGQHYPVCSVPPPVLQTCSVQHLPMPYPFPSLLSSDPAFLIPPPHLSHAPAHLSHHPPHLPQPGQFGPYPAQQARSPLQRIENDVELLGEHLSLGAGLHYPPATHPALTPHSTQLPFLSHDPLSQEFFGMSYPNFIPRRLPGRRYRSQQLPLSPYHPSLLRYFLSMLPVQPTGPAISLELDVDDGEVENYEALLNLAEQLGEAKLRGLTKGDIEQLPSYRFNPNNHQSEQTLCVVCMSDFESRQLLRVLPCSHEFHGKCVDKWLRANRTCPICRADASEVQRDSE; encoded by the exons ATGGACCCCCCAAGAATTCGGTCTCGATCTCGGTCTGGCTTCTATCATTTTGCCATTAACGGGAGTGTTGGGACCAACGGGAACGCGGCCGCTAACGGCAATGTGATGAGcaacggcggcggcggcggcggaggAGGAGGGAGCTACCCGCCGCAGAGCAGCCCGAGCTGGGCGCTGCACCACGGTGGTCGGAGCTACCCGgagaaccagcagcagcagcaacagctgcagcagcagcagcagcacatccAGAGGAGCTACCTGTCCGCGGGGGTACCGCGCCACTCCGTGCACGGAGCCCACCGGAACCCCGGGGCCG GTGGAGTGCTGCATTTCCATCCAGACAATGTTTGCGTTGAGGATCGGGACAAG ATGGAGGACAGTCCCACCCCAAAAAGACAACGTCTTTCCCAGCAGTCTATGATAGATCTGAGCTCTGCCCCTCCCTCCACTCCATCTTCTCCTATTCGCCCATGGGAGTTGCCTCCAAGTCGAAGACCGCACCCTCATTTCATACCAGAGAGATGCCATACGCCTGTTAGGAACCGCCGCAG CCCCCCAATGAGACGCCAGCGTGGCCGTCGAGACCGACTGACACGtcaccaccatcatcaccatGGCCACAGCAACGGCAACAACCACCAttacaacagcaacaacaatcaTCACAACCATCACCACCCCAAcgcccaccaccaccaccactcccATCATGGCCCTGCACTGGGCCATCAAGATGAGAACTACAGACACCTGGTTCCACCTCAGGGTTACCCACCGTACAGCCAGCAACCCCCCAGAGGCCCAGGGCTGGATGAACGTCCAGGCTACCATCCCCCAAATCCCTCTCCGAGGCCTCTCCACCAGTCACCGAACCTGTCTCCCAGGCTCCTGCACCCTGGGGCCCATCCACAGCACCCTCACCCGCCTCAGCAGCAGAGCAGTGTTGTGCTTGACCTCCACGAGCAG AGTTCAGTTCCAGCATCCTTTCCTGTGTCTCCTCCTGGAGCGCCGCCTGGCCTGCAGGCTCGCTCCGGCCCACAGCAGATCCCAGCATGCTCGGTCGTCTTCAGTGGGCAACACTATCCCGTTTGCAGCGTCCCTCCTCCC gTACTTCAGACCTGTTCTGTTCAGCACTTACCCATGCCATACCCATTCCCATCCTTACTATCAAGTGACCCAGCCTTCTTGattcctcctcctcacctcaGTCATGCCCCCGCTcacctttcccatcatccacctcacTTGCCACAGCCTGGACAGTTTGGACCTTATCCTGCCCAGCAAGCCCGTTCA CCGTTACAGAGGATAGAGAATGATGTGGAGCTGCTTGGAGAGCATCTGTCTTTGGGGGCGGGGCTCCATTATCCCCCCGCCACCCACCCTGCTCTGACCCCACACTCCACACAACTCCCCTTCCTCTCCCATGATCCTCTGTCACAGGAGTTCTTTGGCATG TCCTATCCTAACTTCATTCCTCGGCGTCTCCCTGGGCGGCGGTACCGCTCCCAGCAGCTTCCACTTTCGCCTTACCACCCGAGCCTGTTGCGTTACTTCCT GTCAATGCTGCCTGTTCAGCCCACAGGTCCTGCAATCAGCCTAGAGCTGGATGTAGATGATGGAGAAGTAGAGAACTATGAG GCCCTCCTGAACCTCGCCGAGCAACTGGGAGAGGCTAAGCTGAGAGGACTGACCAAAGGGGACATCGAACAGCTTCCCTCTTATCGATTCAATCCAAATAACCACCAGTCGGAACAAACACT GTGCGTAGTGTGTATGAGTGACTTTGAGTCGCGTCAACTGCTGCGAGTCCTGCCCTGCAGCCATGAGTTTCATGGGAAGTGTGTTGACAAGTGGCTAAGG GCCAACAGAACTTGTCCCATTTGTCGTGCAGATGCCTCGGAGGTCCAGAGAGACTCAGAGTGA
- the LOC105354880 gene encoding zinc finger CCHC domain-containing protein 7: MTCVSHPSLTAVHKRAAGCRHLVTDGTHLRMEAKHDVFFIESYSSSEVEEEPDFSYSNKLFAKLSKDSSALPLLAFSITSGKAPRDTEQATKAEVEEREEDSDFSVEEWMILGGEDEADSNIQLNLSYCGEEDCKDVTDESVTSQSHTWLVSDKDKYGYDQSLFGRYFFPGRSSFCYRCFKSGHVAKRCSFDKKSSTCVLCGTQGHVQKNCPGRPCPDCGLPAHGLHPCRIPPVWNQHCRRCGMIGHLSFTCPDTWRQYHRTVRSGVPLSSRPVARLSQKSCAHCYNCSKRGHYGYECARIRMVRGTFPTLPYVCHYDSLEDVLRRQTRMETGAKGQIPDEKSEKDSLLQGRCKIKQGASGQAGRRKTWPERRRERRQIKQLRRKAQAIREGGLLGRSRYDSEDRGGTADLSKKPKTRQSVHPSEKKNNQELVGRKKWQSKLKDLQSKKKKKQKDLHPFGDENFGGEKVFSPNQRVRHRR; the protein is encoded by the exons ATGACATGTGTTAGCCACCCAAGCTTGACAGCAGTACACAAACGTGCCGCTGGGTGTCGCCATTTAGTTACGGATGGTACACATTTGAGAATGGAGGCCAAACACGACGTTTTCTTTATTGAAAGTTATAGTAGCTCAGAGGTTGAGGAAGAACCTGACTTCAGTTATTCAAACAAACTCTTTGCAAAGCTCAGCAAGGACAGCTCTGCGTTGCCTCTGCTGGCCTTCTCCATCACCTCTGGAAAGGCTCCCCGGGACACTGAGCAGGCCACCAAAGCTGAGGTGGAGGAACGAGAGGAGGACAGTGATTTTTCTGTTGAGGAGTGGATGATCTTGGGGGGAGAAGATGAGGCGGACTCAAACATCCAACTCAACCTGAGTTACTGTGGAGAGGAGGACTGCAAAG ATGTGACAGATGAGAGTGTTACATCACAAAGTCATACCTGGCTTGTTTCGGACAAAGACAAG tacgGCTATGATCAGTCTTTGTTCGGCCGATATTTCTTCCCTGGGCGCTCCTCCTTTTGCTACCGGTGCTTCAAGTCTGGACATGTGGCCAAAAGGTGCTCTTTTGAcaag AAAAGTTCTACTTGTGTCCTTTGTGGGACTCAAGGCCACGTCCAGAAAAATTGCCCGGGTCGCCCCTGTCCGGACTGCGGCCTGCCTGCTCATGGGCTCCATCCCTGCAGAATACCACCGGTGTGGAACCAACACTGCAGACGCTGTGGGATGATAGGCCACCTTTCCTTT ACCTGCCCGGATACATGGCGCCAGTACCACCGGACA GTCAGGTCAGGTGTTCCTCTCAGCTCGAGGCCTGTCGCTCGTCTTAGCCAGAAAAGTTGTGCCCACTGCTACAACTGCTCTAAACGTGGACACTACGGCTAT GAGTGTGCAAGGATAAGGATGGTCAGGGGGACCTTTCCGACGCTGCCTTATGTTTGCCATTATGACTCACTTGAGGATGTTCTTCGGCGCCAGACCAGGATGGAGACAGGGGCTAAGG GCCAAATACCAGATGAGAAGAGTGAGAAGGATTCTTTGCTCCAGGGAAGATGTAAGATCAAGCAAGGGGCAAGTGGCCAAGCTGGAAGGAGGAAGACGTGGCCGGAGAGGCGCAGAGAGAGGCGCCAAATAAAGCAACTTAGGAGGAAGGCCCAAGCGATTAGGGAAGGCGGGCTCCTGGGGAGGTCTCGCTATGACTCTGAGGACAGAGGAGGGACAGCTGACCTatcaaaaaaaccaaaaaccaggCAGTCCGTGCACccttctgagaaaaaaaacaaccaggaGCTAGTTGgtagaaaaaaatggcaaagcAAACTTAAAGATTTACAaagtaagaagaaaaagaagcaaaaggaCTTGCATCCGTTTGGAGATGAGAACTTTGGAGGTGAAAAAGTTTTCTCTCCAAATCAGAGAGTCCGTCACAGACGGTGA
- the LOC101163666 gene encoding paired box protein Pax-5-like, producing the protein MSTPGDGTHAAREHHGAWIYLRRLSRFLPGHGGVNQLGGVFINGRPLPQVVRKRIVELAQQGVRPCEISRRLRVTHGCISKILSRYHKTGSLKPGLMGGSKPKVATPIVVQRILQLKHKNPSMFAWEIHDRLVLERVCDQNCVPSISSINRIIRSKVKSESWEARGDISSFENQEQQRSCLDTLGQPDPHLTFHTNLTNN; encoded by the exons ATGAGCACCCCCGGCGACGGGACCCACGCAGCCAGGGAG CATCATGGCGCGTGGATCTACTTACGTCGTCTGTCGCGCTTCTTGCCAGGGCACGGTGGGGTGAACCAGCTTGGGGGGGTCTTCATCAACGGGAGACCGCTGCCGCAGGTGGTACGAAAGCGCATCGTGGAGCTGGCGCAGCAGGGCGTGCGCCCCTGCGAGATCTCCCGTCGCCTGCGCGTTACTCACGGCTGCATCAGTAAAATTCTTAGCAG GTACCACAAGACAGGAAGCCTCAAACCTGGACTCATGGGGGGTTCCAAGCCCAAAGTGGCGACCCCAATAGTGGTCCAAAGGATCCTGCAACTTAAACATAAGAACCCCTCCATGTTTGCCTGGGAGATCCACGACAGGCTAGTACTGGAGCGAGTATGTGACCAAAACTGTGTGCCCAGCATCAGCTCCATCAACAG GATTATCAGAAGTAAAGTCAAGTCTGAGTCCTGGGAAGCTC GAGGGGACATTTCCAGCTTTGAAAACCAAGAACAGCAGCGTTCCTGTTTGGACACTTTGGGACAGCCTGACCCCCACTTGACCTTTCACACCAACCTGACAAATAATTAA
- the LOC101163907 gene encoding signal-transducing adaptor protein 1 isoform X1, with protein MSLSSRVVHKRRETITALPLYFQGRMQKKRSKDKDFKPYYVELRGDSLFLYTDDTQESYTEKMDLSQLKTMQLESSYKKKEETVFILSLPKEEVQLKMENADTGEEWRGYILTMAKKELPNKLELMPGQRVKLEDALKQEKKRVSHHSRPALPPRPSFLQSESMTDSPKSTKPGMPECFYDVTRKEAEQMLEENPQNGGIILRPSTLPNNYALTLRQRTASGYVKKNYRVTSTNSGFVIELDTPVSVSSLNEVIEYFMEKTDYRVHPYTASQAYDTRIEVMPTPPHPSKAIPKAQVAPMLRSQSNGELDPHSEESPSGEYIYPDDHRPPKPRLDLVQEDDEFKEAIRKRRENLYSSCDDGNIGIKSQHAEKRLSGTAGWSSSSSKA; from the exons ATGTCGCTCAGCAGCAGGGTTGTCCACAAAAGGAGGGAGACCATCACTGCTCTGCCTCTCTACTTTCAAGGGCGCATGCAGAAGAAACGCTCCAAAGATAAG GATTTCAAGCCCTACTATGTGGAGCTCAGAGGAGATTCTCTGTTTCTGTACACAGATGACACACAGGAATCA TACACTGAAAAGATGGACCTGTCACAGCTGAAAACCATGCAGTTGGAGTCTTCCTACAAAAAGAAGGAGGAGACTGTCTTTATCCTCTCTCTGCCCAAAGAGGAGGTGCAGCTAAAG ATGGAGAATGCCGACACTGGGGAGGAGTGGAGGGGCTACATCTTGACCATGGCCAAA AAAGAGCTTCCCAACAAGCTGGAACTGATGCCGGGTCAGAGAGTAAAACTGGAGGATGCTctgaaacaagagaaaaaaagagtttcacACCATTCTCGTCCAGCCCTCCCACCCCGACCATCTTTCCTGCAGTCTGAGTCCATGACCGATTCTCCTAAAAGCACAAAACCGGGAATGCCAGA ATGCTTCTATGATGTGACTCGAAAGGAGGCTGAGCAGATGCTGGAGGAGAACCCACAAAACGGAGGCATCATCCTCCGCCCATCAACCCTGCCCAACAACTATGCCCTGACCCTCAGACAGCGGACGGCCAG TGGGTATGTCAAAAAGAACTACAGGGTGACCTCCACAAACTCCGGGTTCGTCATTGAGCTGGACACACCA GTATCTGTATCCTCGTTGAATGAAGTAATCGAATACTTCATGGAAAAGACCGATTACCGTGTTCATCCATACACTGCCTCCCAGGCCTACGACACCCGCATCG AGGTGATGCCGACCCCCCCACACCCATCTAAAGCCATACCCAAAGCACAGGTGGCCCCGATGCTGCGGTCGCAGAGCAACGGGGAGCTGGATCCTCATTCAGAAGAGTCCCCGTCTGGTGAATACATTTATCCAGACGATCACAGGCCTCCCAAACCAAGGCTCGATCTGG TTCAGGAGGACGATGAATTTAAGGAGGCAATAAGGAAGCGAAGAGAAAACCTGTACAGCTCATGTGACGATGGAAACATTGGGATCAAAAGTCAACATGCAGAAAAACGCCTCAGTGGGACGGCAGGGTGGTCTTCTAGCAGCTCAAAAGCCTGA
- the LOC101163907 gene encoding signal-transducing adaptor protein 1 isoform X2 — protein sequence MSLSSRVVHKRRETITALPLYFQGRMQKKRSKDKDFKPYYVELRGDSLFLYTDDTQESYTEKMDLSQLKTMQLESSYKKKEETVFILSLPKEEVQLKMENADTGEEWRGYILTMAKKELPNKLELMPGQRVKLEDALKQEKKRVSHHSRPALPPRPSFLQSESMTDSPKSTKPGMPECFYDVTRKEAEQMLEENPQNGGIILRPSTLPNNYALTLRQRTASGYVKKNYRVTSTNSGFVIELDTPVSVSSLNEVIEYFMEKTDYRVHPYTASQAYDTRIEVMPTPPHPSKAIPKAQVAPMLRSQSNGELDPHSEESPSGEYIYPDDHRPPKPRLDLGGR from the exons ATGTCGCTCAGCAGCAGGGTTGTCCACAAAAGGAGGGAGACCATCACTGCTCTGCCTCTCTACTTTCAAGGGCGCATGCAGAAGAAACGCTCCAAAGATAAG GATTTCAAGCCCTACTATGTGGAGCTCAGAGGAGATTCTCTGTTTCTGTACACAGATGACACACAGGAATCA TACACTGAAAAGATGGACCTGTCACAGCTGAAAACCATGCAGTTGGAGTCTTCCTACAAAAAGAAGGAGGAGACTGTCTTTATCCTCTCTCTGCCCAAAGAGGAGGTGCAGCTAAAG ATGGAGAATGCCGACACTGGGGAGGAGTGGAGGGGCTACATCTTGACCATGGCCAAA AAAGAGCTTCCCAACAAGCTGGAACTGATGCCGGGTCAGAGAGTAAAACTGGAGGATGCTctgaaacaagagaaaaaaagagtttcacACCATTCTCGTCCAGCCCTCCCACCCCGACCATCTTTCCTGCAGTCTGAGTCCATGACCGATTCTCCTAAAAGCACAAAACCGGGAATGCCAGA ATGCTTCTATGATGTGACTCGAAAGGAGGCTGAGCAGATGCTGGAGGAGAACCCACAAAACGGAGGCATCATCCTCCGCCCATCAACCCTGCCCAACAACTATGCCCTGACCCTCAGACAGCGGACGGCCAG TGGGTATGTCAAAAAGAACTACAGGGTGACCTCCACAAACTCCGGGTTCGTCATTGAGCTGGACACACCA GTATCTGTATCCTCGTTGAATGAAGTAATCGAATACTTCATGGAAAAGACCGATTACCGTGTTCATCCATACACTGCCTCCCAGGCCTACGACACCCGCATCG AGGTGATGCCGACCCCCCCACACCCATCTAAAGCCATACCCAAAGCACAGGTGGCCCCGATGCTGCGGTCGCAGAGCAACGGGGAGCTGGATCCTCATTCAGAAGAGTCCCCGTCTGGTGAATACATTTATCCAGACGATCACAGGCCTCCCAAACCAAGGCTCGATCTGG GAGGACGATGA